The proteins below are encoded in one region of uncultured Eubacteriales bacterium:
- the hslO gene encoding 33 kDa chaperonin, translated as MADQIIRMLAKNAPIKASAITGKDLVEHARQVHKTLPIATAALGRTLMACSMMGNQLKEENGAVTLRIKGDGPMGGITAVSDSEGNVRGYVVDGTVDLPLKPSGKLDVGGAVGEDGSITVIKDLGLKEPYVGTIQLVSGEIADDVAAYFVESEQIPTACALGVLVNTDQSVLCAGGYLIQLLPGAGDEVIGQIEKGVARVGAVTDALWGGMDAEGLLREVLRDFDMEVVERSDVEYRCYCSHERVTRALISLGKKELSELIEEQGRAELTCQFCDKVYEYDKEELEALLAQM; from the coding sequence ATGGCAGATCAGATCATCCGTATGCTGGCAAAGAACGCCCCTATAAAGGCGTCCGCCATTACAGGGAAAGACCTGGTGGAGCATGCCCGCCAGGTCCATAAGACGCTGCCCATCGCCACCGCCGCCCTGGGCCGGACTCTCATGGCCTGCTCCATGATGGGCAACCAGCTCAAGGAGGAGAACGGGGCCGTCACTTTGCGCATCAAGGGGGACGGGCCCATGGGGGGCATTACCGCCGTCTCCGACAGCGAGGGCAACGTCCGGGGCTACGTGGTGGACGGCACGGTGGACCTGCCGCTCAAGCCGAGCGGCAAGCTGGACGTGGGCGGCGCGGTGGGGGAGGACGGCTCCATCACCGTCATCAAGGACCTCGGCCTCAAGGAGCCCTATGTGGGCACGATCCAGTTGGTCTCCGGCGAGATCGCCGACGACGTGGCGGCCTACTTTGTGGAGAGCGAGCAGATCCCCACCGCCTGTGCGCTTGGCGTGCTGGTGAACACCGACCAGTCGGTGCTCTGCGCGGGGGGCTACCTCATCCAGCTCCTGCCCGGCGCGGGGGACGAGGTCATCGGCCAGATCGAGAAGGGCGTAGCCCGGGTGGGCGCGGTCACCGACGCGCTGTGGGGCGGCATGGACGCCGAGGGCCTGCTCAGGGAGGTCCTGCGGGACTTCGACATGGAGGTCGTGGAGCGCTCCGACGTGGAGTACCGCTGCTACTGCAGCCATGAGCGGGTGACCCGCGCCCTCATCAGCCTGGGGAAGAAGGAGCTGTCCGAGCTCATCGAGGAGCAGGGGAGGGCAGAGCTTACCTGCCAGTTCTGCGACAAGGTGTACGAGTACGACAAAGAGGAGCTGGAAGCCCTTCTGGCGCAGATGTAA
- a CDS encoding conserved hypothetical protein (Evidence 4 : Homologs of previously reported genes of unknown function): MGRNKCKIESVNVEAGTWKQVLKCDGEPVLSFTLRWPKLPEDTAALRRIARYYRHAADRWRTRWETCLFSMACEELRHAREQSFPFRPWEAALDFTVTYNEKGLFSLYMDAYEYTGGAHGNTVRCGDAWDLNSGAPITLPMLFPKGSHWRRDSIAEVCKQIRQRIDSGDYVFLDGWQEAAASEFDPCRFYLTDEGAAVFYPLYTLAPYVEGILSFVVLPWPE, translated from the coding sequence ATGGGACGAAACAAATGCAAAATCGAATCGGTCAACGTGGAGGCCGGGACCTGGAAGCAGGTCCTCAAGTGCGATGGGGAGCCAGTGCTCTCCTTTACACTCCGCTGGCCCAAACTGCCGGAGGATACTGCGGCACTCCGGCGCATCGCGCGCTATTACCGGCACGCGGCTGACCGCTGGCGGACGCGGTGGGAGACCTGCCTCTTCTCCATGGCCTGCGAGGAGCTGCGGCACGCCCGGGAGCAGTCCTTCCCGTTCCGCCCCTGGGAGGCGGCGCTGGACTTCACCGTCACCTATAACGAGAAGGGTCTCTTCAGCCTCTACATGGACGCCTATGAGTACACCGGCGGGGCCCACGGCAACACGGTGCGCTGCGGCGACGCCTGGGACCTGAATAGCGGAGCGCCCATCACCCTCCCCATGCTCTTCCCCAAGGGGAGCCATTGGCGCAGAGATTCCATCGCGGAGGTGTGCAAGCAAATCAGGCAGCGCATCGACAGCGGGGACTACGTCTTCCTGGACGGCTGGCAGGAGGCTGCCGCCAGCGAGTTCGACCCCTGCCGCTTTTACCTCACAGACGAGGGCGCCGCCGTGTTCTACCCCTTGTACACCTTAGCTCCCTACGTGGAGGGAATTTTGTCCTTCGTGGTCCTGCCCTGGCCCGAGTAA
- a CDS encoding hypothetical protein (Evidence 5 : No homology to any previously reported sequences), which yields MTVSVGRQIIGTISKEPNDGIISKSIGYTITVFFHIETSFHYRGLVALFDNTIILYKRLYVNRNMSAYIKFLLTESKSAYIMIGKEW from the coding sequence TTGACGGTCAGCGTCGGAAGACAAATCATCGGCACGATCAGCAAGGAACCTAATGACGGAATCATAAGCAAAAGCATCGGCTACACAATCACGGTATTTTTTCATATTGAAACTTCCTTTCATTATCGGGGCCTTGTGGCCCTCTTTGATAATACTATTATACTATATAAGCGCTTATATGTCAACAGAAATATGAGCGCTTATATAAAGTTTTTATTGACAGAATCAAAAAGCGCTTATATAATGATTGGCAAGGAGTGGTAA
- a CDS encoding Chromate transporter — protein MKKSKMYWQLFISTFQLSAFTFGGGFVIIPLMREKFVEKLHWLEEEEMLDLTAIAQSAPGAIAVNASILVGYRVAGVLGALITVVGTVLPPLITLSVISYFYAAFRSSLIVSLVMKGMGAGVVAVIFDVVLTMGFSVLKEKRLLYLAVLLGAFTAAFFFDVNVILIILVCGLLGAADTLYGGQRKRGWSGWSI, from the coding sequence ATGAAAAAAAGCAAAATGTACTGGCAGCTCTTTATCTCTACCTTTCAGCTCAGCGCGTTCACCTTCGGCGGCGGTTTTGTCATCATCCCGCTCATGCGGGAAAAATTTGTGGAGAAGCTGCATTGGCTGGAGGAGGAGGAAATGCTCGACCTGACCGCCATCGCCCAGTCCGCGCCCGGCGCGATTGCCGTCAACGCCTCCATTCTGGTCGGCTATCGGGTGGCGGGAGTCTTGGGGGCGCTGATCACGGTGGTGGGCACGGTACTTCCGCCCCTCATCACCCTATCGGTCATCTCCTATTTCTACGCGGCCTTCCGCAGCAGTCTCATCGTCAGCCTCGTGATGAAGGGCATGGGGGCCGGAGTCGTCGCGGTCATCTTTGACGTGGTGCTCACGATGGGGTTCTCTGTGCTTAAGGAAAAGCGTCTTCTTTACCTGGCGGTGCTTCTGGGTGCCTTCACGGCCGCCTTTTTCTTTGACGTCAATGTAATTCTCATTATTCTGGTCTGCGGCCTTCTCGGTGCGGCGGACACCCTGTACGGGGGTCAGCGGAAACGGGGGTGGTCCGGTTGGTCTATCTGA
- a CDS encoding conserved hypothetical protein (Evidence 4 : Homologs of previously reported genes of unknown function) → MAYNESAKKATAKYIKEKRDQFNMSMPKGKKEEYRAQAAEHNGMSLNAYIISLLEKDKEGK, encoded by the coding sequence ATGGCCTACAATGAATCAGCAAAGAAAGCGACAGCTAAATATATAAAAGAAAAAAGAGACCAATTTAATATGAGCATGCCCAAAGGAAAGAAAGAGGAATATAGAGCACAAGCCGCCGAGCACAACGGCATGAGCCTAAACGCCTATATAATCAGCCTACTAGAAAAGGACAAGGAGGGGAAATAA
- a CDS encoding conserved hypothetical protein (Evidence 4 : Homologs of previously reported genes of unknown function), with the protein MPLLIFICACLAFFFAFDRLTRRYINPYRLYLVFGKKGSGKSTYLVKLAVRYIKKKWTVYTNMTDLNIPGARIINIVDLGDFVPCSDSVLLLDEVGMIWDSRNFKNFKPSVRDFFKLQRHYHCIVYMASQTFDVDKKIRDLCDGMFLHLNVARVLSLGKRITKKITLTEATAEGESRIAESLAFCPFWNWTLTLIPKYSKFFDSHVIPAMPELPYKEVPLSMFPIGVTQGSDEEVA; encoded by the coding sequence GTGCCCTTACTTATATTTATTTGTGCTTGCCTTGCCTTTTTCTTTGCTTTCGACCGCCTTACTCGGCGTTATATCAATCCTTATCGTTTGTATCTGGTCTTTGGTAAAAAAGGTTCTGGCAAGAGTACCTATCTTGTCAAATTGGCTGTGCGCTATATTAAAAAGAAGTGGACTGTCTACACCAACATGACAGACCTCAACATTCCCGGTGCTCGTATTATCAATATTGTGGATTTAGGCGATTTTGTTCCTTGCTCTGATTCCGTTTTGCTCCTTGATGAAGTTGGTATGATTTGGGATTCTCGAAACTTTAAAAACTTTAAACCCTCCGTACGTGACTTCTTTAAGCTCCAGCGGCATTATCATTGCATTGTATATATGGCAAGTCAGACATTCGACGTTGACAAGAAAATTCGGGACCTTTGTGACGGTATGTTTCTTCATCTCAATGTGGCAAGAGTACTTTCTCTTGGTAAGAGAATTACTAAGAAAATTACTCTTACTGAGGCTACCGCTGAGGGTGAATCTCGTATAGCTGAATCTCTCGCATTCTGTCCTTTCTGGAATTGGACACTAACCCTTATCCCCAAATACTCCAAGTTCTTTGATTCTCATGTTATTCCCGCTATGCCTGAATTGCCATATAAGGAAGTTCCTCTTTCTATGTTCCCCATTGGTGTTACTCAGGGTAGTGATGAGGAGGTTGCTTAA
- a CDS encoding hypothetical protein (Evidence 5 : No homology to any previously reported sequences), whose protein sequence is MMKEILLSIFGAYEPLTAPTLTATGEIVQAAIPGMAGVDWPYIAAVALFALTLYCFFRLLGVLLK, encoded by the coding sequence ATGATGAAAGAAATCTTACTGTCTATCTTTGGGGCTTATGAGCCGCTGACAGCGCCCACGCTAACCGCCACGGGCGAAATAGTACAGGCCGCTATCCCCGGTATGGCTGGCGTAGACTGGCCTTATATCGCCGCTGTGGCTCTCTTTGCACTTACGCTCTATTGCTTTTTCCGCCTTTTGGGGGTGTTGCTGAAATGA
- a CDS encoding Methyltransferase domain protein, producing MASYEFLAGCYDELTTDVDYPRWADYLERHFARSKLPIHTVLDLACGTGSLTRELALRGYEMIGVDRSEEMLGQAAEKCRGVEPVEPIFLHQSMEKLDLYGTIDACVCCLDSVNYVTRPALLRKAFERVHLFLMPGGLFLFDINTPQKLKGLDGQMFIDETDDAYCVWRAEYSKRRRICTYGMDIFRAGGDGRWHRGGEEHEEYAHEPHELEEYLREAGFTAIKQYGELKLRPPAEGEQRIFFAARKER from the coding sequence ATGGCAAGCTATGAATTCCTCGCGGGGTGCTACGACGAGCTGACCACGGATGTGGACTACCCCCGCTGGGCAGACTACCTGGAGCGGCACTTCGCCCGCAGCAAGCTGCCCATCCACACGGTGCTGGACCTGGCCTGCGGGACGGGGAGCCTGACAAGGGAACTGGCCTTGCGGGGCTACGAGATGATCGGGGTGGACCGGTCGGAGGAGATGCTGGGCCAGGCGGCGGAGAAGTGCCGGGGCGTGGAGCCCGTCGAGCCCATCTTCCTCCACCAGAGCATGGAAAAGCTTGACCTCTACGGCACCATAGACGCCTGCGTCTGCTGCCTGGACAGCGTGAACTACGTCACCCGCCCGGCCCTGCTGCGCAAGGCCTTCGAGCGGGTGCACCTCTTCCTTATGCCCGGCGGTCTCTTCCTCTTCGACATTAATACACCCCAAAAGCTGAAGGGCCTGGACGGCCAGATGTTCATCGACGAGACCGACGACGCCTACTGCGTCTGGCGGGCTGAGTACTCTAAGCGCCGCCGCATCTGCACTTACGGCATGGATATCTTTCGCGCCGGGGGCGACGGCCGCTGGCACCGGGGCGGGGAGGAGCACGAGGAGTACGCCCACGAGCCCCACGAGCTGGAGGAGTACCTCCGGGAGGCCGGATTCACCGCAATCAAACAATATGGCGAGCTTAAGCTGCGCCCGCCCGCAGAGGGGGAGCAGCGTATCTTTTTTGCAGCCCGAAAGGAACGATAA
- a CDS encoding hypothetical protein (Evidence 5 : No homology to any previously reported sequences) — MAALLTSVTDVFTAAIGWVGTVGTTITGTPVLLLFAVGVPLCGLGVGMFKRLLSTRG, encoded by the coding sequence ATGGCAGCTCTCCTTACTTCCGTGACTGACGTTTTCACCGCCGCTATCGGCTGGGTTGGCACTGTCGGCACTACTATCACTGGTACTCCCGTTCTCCTGCTCTTCGCCGTTGGCGTTCCTCTCTGCGGCCTAGGCGTGGGTATGTTCAAGCGTCTCCTGTCTACCCGGGGCTAA
- a CDS encoding hypothetical protein (Evidence 5 : No homology to any previously reported sequences), with protein MKIIFEDGGTLIQSMFGFRGGVGIIYENTFFGILTFAILAIICILAVIGLFFVIGAMGRGRKQRKGETPGQRWLRTGKMD; from the coding sequence ATGAAAATCATATTTGAAGATGGCGGCACACTCATACAATCCATGTTTGGGTTTCGTGGCGGTGTTGGAATCATATACGAAAACACATTTTTCGGCATTCTGACCTTTGCAATATTAGCAATCATATGCATACTTGCAGTTATCGGCCTATTTTTCGTCATTGGAGCAATGGGCCGAGGACGCAAGCAAAGAAAGGGCGAAACACCGGGCCAACGGTGGTTAAGAACCGGAAAAATGGACTAA
- a CDS encoding hypothetical protein (Evidence 5 : No homology to any previously reported sequences), producing the protein MYRITTFEPDGSVRSVHESTNLLSIGVACMFLEEVGVRFTFEEVDQ; encoded by the coding sequence ATGTATCGCATAACGACTTTTGAGCCTGACGGCTCCGTGCGCTCTGTACATGAGAGCACTAATCTTTTAAGCATCGGCGTTGCTTGTATGTTCCTTGAAGAGGTCGGCGTTCGGTTTACTTTTGAGGAGGTTGACCAGTGA
- a CDS encoding Transcriptional regulator, LysR family has protein sequence MTLRHMKIFLAICENGNSVTRAAEALFMTQPAVSLALKELESYYGMPMFERLSRQLFITEAGERMREYAAHIMELFDEMEKGLRDWDATGVLRVGASITIGSQFLPSYLKAFHVLRPGVDIRVCINSSEVLEEQLQSNKLDFALIEGTVHTPNLICEAYLEDPLTAICSIDGPFAPGERISIERFRAQRFLLREEGSGTRDEFDGAAEAAGFSVLPAWESTSTTALVNAVIQGLGVAVLPRRMLLGPLERGLIASFEVEGMDMNRKFLIAYHKNKFLTRSARELIELCKNYELDYPAPKYNGLY, from the coding sequence GTGACCTTACGGCATATGAAGATATTTTTGGCAATCTGCGAAAATGGGAACAGCGTCACGCGGGCTGCCGAGGCGCTGTTTATGACGCAGCCCGCAGTGAGCCTCGCCTTGAAGGAGCTGGAGAGCTACTATGGCATGCCCATGTTCGAACGGCTCTCCCGCCAGCTCTTTATAACTGAGGCCGGGGAGCGGATGCGCGAGTACGCCGCCCACATCATGGAGCTTTTCGACGAGATGGAAAAGGGACTGCGGGACTGGGACGCCACGGGGGTTTTGCGGGTGGGGGCGAGCATCACCATCGGGTCCCAGTTCCTGCCGAGCTACCTCAAGGCCTTTCACGTCCTCCGCCCTGGGGTCGACATCCGCGTGTGCATCAACTCCTCGGAGGTGCTGGAGGAGCAGCTGCAGTCCAACAAGCTGGATTTCGCACTGATCGAGGGGACGGTCCACACCCCAAACCTAATTTGCGAGGCGTACCTGGAGGACCCCCTTACCGCGATCTGCTCCATAGACGGACCCTTTGCCCCCGGAGAGCGGATCTCCATCGAGCGGTTCAGGGCGCAGCGGTTTCTTCTGCGCGAAGAGGGGAGCGGCACCCGAGATGAATTTGACGGGGCGGCGGAGGCTGCGGGGTTTTCCGTTCTTCCGGCCTGGGAATCGACCAGCACCACGGCGCTGGTCAACGCGGTCATCCAGGGTCTGGGGGTGGCCGTGCTCCCGCGCAGGATGCTGCTGGGCCCTCTGGAGCGCGGGCTGATCGCCTCGTTCGAAGTGGAGGGGATGGATATGAACCGCAAGTTCTTGATTGCATATCATAAAAATAAATTTTTAACCCGCTCGGCCCGTGAGCTGATCGAACTATGTAAAAACTATGAGCTGGACTATCCGGCGCCCAAGTATAACGGCCTCTACTGA
- a CDS encoding conserved hypothetical protein (Evidence 4 : Homologs of previously reported genes of unknown function) — MSRKSRYLTRTDRDIIERMYNRGDSKRSIALFLEVSPSTITREIPRGLYDFLEYRTWKESKRYSAEIAQTNADYQNTAKGRPMKIGNDFALVQHIEDEILKGYSPDVVISNLAKQNTKPFSTVTLYRYIDCGYIFTRITNNNLLEKSRRKRSYKKVKKAKRPPAGKSIEHRPECIDTREEFGHWEMDCVIGKLKGKRQALLVLTERKTRFEIISHLRSKTARSVVHNLDRIQSTCDFPNVFKTITVDNGSEFSDCYGMEHDRQGNERTSVYYCHPYTSCERGSNERMNRMIRRFFPKGQSLYKVTQSECEHVSDWLNNYPRKLLNYETPAALFAAELAALANP, encoded by the coding sequence ATGAGTAGAAAGTCCCGTTATTTGACCCGTACTGACCGGGATATCATTGAGAGAATGTATAACCGTGGCGATAGCAAGCGTTCTATCGCTCTTTTTCTTGAGGTCTCTCCGTCTACCATTACCCGTGAAATTCCCCGTGGTCTTTACGATTTTCTCGAATACCGCACATGGAAAGAGAGTAAGCGTTATTCTGCTGAAATTGCCCAAACTAACGCTGACTACCAGAATACAGCTAAAGGCCGTCCTATGAAGATAGGCAATGACTTTGCGCTTGTCCAGCATATAGAGGACGAAATATTAAAGGGCTATTCACCGGATGTTGTTATATCCAATCTCGCAAAGCAAAATACAAAGCCGTTCTCTACTGTGACGCTCTATCGTTACATAGATTGCGGCTATATCTTTACCAGGATCACGAATAACAATCTTCTCGAAAAGTCCCGCCGCAAACGCTCCTATAAGAAGGTCAAGAAAGCGAAACGCCCCCCGGCTGGTAAAAGCATTGAGCATAGACCCGAGTGTATAGATACTCGTGAAGAATTCGGTCATTGGGAAATGGACTGTGTTATAGGCAAGCTAAAGGGCAAGCGTCAGGCCCTCCTTGTGCTCACTGAGCGCAAAACACGCTTTGAGATAATATCCCATCTTCGTTCAAAAACGGCTCGTTCAGTCGTTCATAACCTCGACCGCATTCAATCAACTTGCGACTTTCCGAACGTCTTTAAAACCATTACCGTTGATAATGGCTCTGAGTTCTCCGACTGCTACGGCATGGAGCACGATAGACAGGGCAACGAGAGGACAAGCGTTTATTATTGCCACCCCTATACCAGTTGTGAGCGTGGCAGTAACGAGCGTATGAACCGCATGATACGCCGATTCTTCCCCAAGGGTCAATCTCTCTACAAGGTAACACAATCCGAGTGTGAGCACGTTTCTGACTGGCTTAATAATTACCCTAGAAAGCTCCTCAACTACGAAACTCCCGCCGCTCTTTTTGCCGCTGAGCTTGCCGCACTTGCCAATCCTTAA
- the acyP gene encoding Acylphosphatase: protein MVRRQIRVTGLVQGVGFRWFAQQHAARLGLTGWAENQEDGSVIMEIQGEERGVEQFTDAVSQGPRYAQVGGVEILSREPAPDERTFRVRDRWF from the coding sequence ATGGTACGCAGACAGATCCGGGTGACCGGGCTCGTTCAGGGCGTGGGCTTTCGCTGGTTTGCCCAGCAGCACGCCGCGCGCCTGGGGCTCACCGGCTGGGCGGAAAACCAGGAGGACGGCAGCGTCATAATGGAGATACAGGGGGAGGAGCGCGGCGTGGAGCAGTTCACCGACGCCGTCTCCCAGGGGCCGCGCTATGCCCAGGTGGGCGGCGTGGAAATTTTATCCCGGGAACCCGCCCCCGACGAGCGCACCTTCCGCGTCCGGGACAGGTGGTTTTAG
- a CDS encoding hypothetical protein (Evidence 5 : No homology to any previously reported sequences): protein METSVDLVYAIGQFLHLSWDFFTEVNVPGMPFTFAALFVGLFLAGLSLRLLSYMFGFGSISSNTILGLRRKDDE, encoded by the coding sequence ATGGAAACCTCGGTAGACCTTGTATATGCTATCGGTCAATTTCTCCATCTTTCGTGGGATTTCTTCACGGAGGTTAATGTCCCCGGTATGCCCTTTACGTTTGCCGCTCTCTTCGTTGGCCTGTTCCTTGCTGGTCTCTCTCTGCGGCTCCTCTCTTATATGTTCGGCTTTGGTTCCATCTCTTCTAATACGATTCTCGGTTTGCGCAGGAAGGACGATGAATGA
- a CDS encoding Chromate transporter gives MVYLSLFWSFFQIGLFSIGGGYAAMPLIQRQVVELHAWLTMEQFGDVITISQMTPGPIAINSATFVGIQVGGIPGAIVATLGCVVPSCLVVTLLAFIYYKYRTLTLVQGVLSGLRPAVVAMIASAGAALLLAAFWGEGAAVSLPRTDWISVLIFAGALFVLRKWKLNSILVMVCAGILGLICYQLIPGGV, from the coding sequence TTGGTCTATCTGAGCCTATTCTGGAGCTTTTTTCAAATCGGCCTGTTCAGCATCGGCGGGGGCTACGCCGCGATGCCGCTGATCCAGCGTCAGGTCGTTGAGCTCCACGCATGGCTGACCATGGAGCAGTTTGGGGACGTTATCACCATCTCCCAGATGACGCCGGGGCCCATTGCAATCAACTCCGCCACCTTTGTGGGTATTCAGGTAGGCGGCATCCCAGGCGCGATCGTGGCGACGCTGGGCTGTGTCGTCCCCTCCTGCCTCGTCGTCACGCTCTTGGCCTTTATCTACTATAAATATAGGACCCTCACGCTGGTGCAGGGCGTCCTCTCTGGGCTGCGCCCCGCCGTGGTGGCCATGATTGCCAGCGCCGGCGCGGCCTTGCTGCTCGCCGCTTTCTGGGGCGAGGGCGCGGCCGTGTCCCTCCCGCGCACCGACTGGATCTCCGTCCTTATTTTCGCGGGCGCGCTTTTCGTCCTGCGTAAGTGGAAATTAAATTCCATTCTCGTCATGGTATGTGCGGGTATCCTGGGTCTTATCTGCTACCAGCTCATTCCGGGAGGTGTATAG
- a CDS encoding hypothetical protein (Evidence 5 : No homology to any previously reported sequences) — MSYISVLFGWMPLPLELLCKGVVAIFSLIGAIRIITLIKNMIPFL; from the coding sequence ATGAGTTATATATCCGTGCTCTTTGGTTGGATGCCCCTTCCTCTGGAGCTTCTTTGTAAGGGCGTGGTGGCTATCTTTTCTCTTATCGGTGCAATTCGCATTATCACGCTGATCAAAAATATGATTCCTTTCCTGTAG
- a CDS encoding conserved hypothetical protein (Evidence 4 : Homologs of previously reported genes of unknown function), producing MTKGEKKPQSDILYEAILTLKDLDECKRFFADLCTVAELRAMEQRFEVAILLSDGMIYNDILERTGASSATISRVNRSLNYGAEGYTDVLPQVKEKMKADGKL from the coding sequence ATGACCAAGGGCGAAAAGAAACCCCAGAGCGACATCCTCTATGAAGCCATCCTTACGTTGAAAGACCTGGACGAGTGCAAGCGCTTTTTTGCCGACCTGTGCACCGTGGCGGAGCTGAGAGCCATGGAGCAGCGGTTCGAGGTGGCAATTCTCCTCTCCGACGGGATGATCTATAACGATATCCTGGAGCGTACCGGCGCGTCCAGCGCCACCATCAGCCGGGTCAACCGCTCCCTCAACTATGGAGCGGAGGGCTACACCGACGTGCTCCCTCAGGTGAAGGAGAAAATGAAGGCCGATGGCAAGCTATGA
- a CDS encoding exported hypothetical protein (Evidence 5 : No homology to any previously reported sequences), whose product MEPVTIATLLASVTQVFTASVGWLGDVGETIVGTPVLLLFAVGVPLCGLGVGMFKRLLSTQG is encoded by the coding sequence ATGGAGCCTGTTACTATCGCAACTCTGCTTGCCTCTGTCACTCAGGTTTTCACCGCTTCTGTCGGCTGGCTCGGTGATGTGGGTGAAACCATCGTGGGTACTCCCGTTCTCCTGCTCTTCGCCGTGGGCGTTCCCCTGTGCGGCCTTGGCGTAGGTATGTTCAAGCGTCTTCTGTCCACTCAGGGTTAA